A single region of the Anaerolineales bacterium genome encodes:
- a CDS encoding GDP-mannose 4,6-dehydratase, translating into MALRFLITGIGGFVGGHLAAHLRERYPDADLHGTVLHATEGAKVQERLSALDVRLHALDSRDEGATRHLLTEIQPDRIVHLAGQAFIPRSFESPWETIETNLRGALNLFEGMRAARLLNTRILIVGSADVYGIVPSEALPLPESAPLNPTSPYGVSKAAQDMLAAQYARSMGLHTIRVRPFNHIGPGQSNRFAAADWASQIAEAELGAREPIVRVGDLSPARDFTDVRDVVRAYALLLETARAGEVFNICQGVPVRMEVILNTLIRLSRVPITVTVDAARLRPSDIPMLYGDSTALRACTGWQPVYTLEQSLSDILNQWRKFHTTQETQ; encoded by the coding sequence GTGGCATTGCGTTTTCTTATCACAGGGATTGGCGGGTTTGTCGGCGGGCATTTGGCGGCACACCTACGCGAGCGTTACCCCGACGCCGATCTTCACGGGACGGTGCTGCACGCGACGGAAGGGGCAAAGGTTCAAGAGCGCCTAAGCGCCCTCGATGTGCGCCTTCATGCCTTAGACAGCCGCGACGAAGGGGCGACCCGCCATTTGCTCACTGAGATACAGCCGGACCGCATTGTTCACCTTGCCGGTCAGGCATTCATCCCTCGCTCCTTTGAGTCGCCATGGGAGACGATAGAGACGAACCTTCGAGGGGCGCTGAACCTCTTTGAAGGGATGCGTGCCGCCCGCCTGCTGAATACGCGCATCCTGATTGTTGGCTCGGCAGATGTCTATGGCATTGTCCCCTCGGAGGCGCTCCCCCTGCCGGAGAGCGCCCCACTCAACCCCACCAGCCCGTATGGGGTGAGCAAAGCGGCGCAAGACATGCTGGCGGCACAGTATGCCCGTTCGATGGGGCTGCACACGATCCGCGTTCGCCCTTTCAACCATATCGGACCGGGGCAAAGCAACCGTTTTGCGGCGGCGGACTGGGCATCCCAAATTGCCGAGGCAGAACTTGGGGCGCGTGAGCCAATCGTGCGGGTGGGCGATCTCTCCCCCGCCCGTGATTTCACCGATGTGCGCGATGTCGTCCGCGCCTATGCCCTGTTGTTGGAGACAGCGCGGGCGGGCGAGGTGTTCAACATTTGTCAGGGCGTGCCAGTGCGGATGGAGGTCATCTTGAACACCTTAATCCGCCTCAGCCGCGTACCGATCACCGTGACGGTAGACGCGGCACGGCTGCGCCCTTCGGATATTCCCATGCTCTACGGAGACTCAACCGCCCTCCGTGCCTGTACAGGCTGGCAGCCTGTTTACACCCTAGAGCAATCGCTCAGCGATATTCTGAACCAATGGCGGAAATTTCACACGACTCAGGAGACACAGTAA
- the gmd gene encoding GDP-mannose 4,6-dehydratase has translation MAATAKRALITGITGQDGSYLAELLLEKGYQVYGLVRRASTVNSSRIAHILDKITLVSGDLLDQASLQHALQVSEPEEVYNLAGQSFVGTSFTEPIFTAEVTGLGVTRMLDAIRFVNPAIRFYQASSSEMFGKVHEVPQRETTPLHPRSPYGVAKVYGHWITINYRESYGLHATSGILFNHESERRGLEFVTRKVTHGVARIKLGLAEELRLGNLDSQRDWGFAGDYVYAMWLMLQQDSPDDYVVATGETHTITKLVETAFGYVGLDWREFVVQDPAFMRPAEVDLLIGDPSKAKRQLGWQPQMPFTQLIHRMVDYDLKALQNGHSKK, from the coding sequence ATGGCAGCTACGGCAAAACGTGCCTTAATCACCGGCATCACCGGACAAGACGGGTCCTATCTCGCAGAATTGTTGTTGGAAAAAGGCTATCAGGTCTATGGCTTGGTGCGCCGTGCCAGCACTGTGAATTCCTCTCGCATCGCCCATATCCTCGATAAAATCACCCTCGTTTCCGGCGATTTACTCGATCAGGCGTCACTTCAACACGCGCTGCAAGTCTCCGAGCCAGAGGAAGTCTACAACCTTGCCGGGCAGAGCTTCGTGGGGACATCCTTCACCGAGCCGATTTTCACCGCCGAGGTCACCGGTCTAGGCGTCACACGCATGTTGGACGCCATCCGCTTTGTGAATCCCGCCATCCGCTTTTATCAGGCAAGTTCGTCGGAGATGTTCGGGAAGGTTCACGAAGTCCCTCAACGGGAGACAACGCCGCTCCACCCCCGCAGCCCGTATGGGGTGGCAAAGGTCTATGGGCATTGGATCACGATCAACTACCGTGAAAGCTATGGGCTGCACGCCACCAGTGGAATTCTCTTTAACCACGAATCGGAGCGGCGCGGGTTGGAATTTGTGACCCGCAAGGTGACACACGGCGTCGCCCGCATCAAACTAGGCTTGGCGGAAGAACTGCGCTTGGGCAACCTTGACTCACAGCGCGATTGGGGCTTTGCTGGCGATTACGTGTACGCCATGTGGTTGATGCTTCAGCAGGACTCCCCCGACGATTACGTTGTGGCGACGGGCGAGACGCACACGATCACCAAACTGGTGGAAACGGCATTCGGCTATGTGGGGCTGGATTGGCGTGAATTCGTCGTCCAAGACCCGGCGTTTATGCGCCCCGCAGAGGTTGATCTGCTCATTGGCGATCCCTCGAAAGCAAAGCGGCAGTTGGGCTGGCAGCCGCAAATGCCCTTTACACAGTTGATTCACCGCATGGTCGATTATGACCTGAAGGCGCTTCAGAACGGTCACAGCAAGAAATAA